In Triticum aestivum cultivar Chinese Spring chromosome 5B, IWGSC CS RefSeq v2.1, whole genome shotgun sequence, the following proteins share a genomic window:
- the LOC123113921 gene encoding ankyrin repeat and SOCS box protein 14-like isoform X2: MGTGHIPLPRLYEFLLGKERDRWSPEARFIEAAHNGDIGKIKKIAKEMDVQGRGIPVTVASTTYMGMNALHAAAGCGSFSVFQYLVEEVKMDVDLPAQQFTPVAHAVTNGNLPAVKYLIDHGADLHQQRAEGNITLLHVAAVHGYSEIVKFLLVRGADVDALSDLGTALADAAIRGYPSIVKTLLEHNADPNDTRCQFGPLSMALQKSSVACVKLLIQGGANVSSDSPRDNLLVKAAEKGLTEAIKCLLEASANPNVPNTFGRLPIELAVEYGTREDVEILFPFTSPISTVENWSVDGIISHVKMEIKQLEIVVAAFETA, translated from the exons ATGGGAACCGGACATATACCGCTGCCTCGCCTGTACGAGTTCCTCCTCGGCAAAG AGCGCGACCGTTGGTCGCCGGAGGCCAGGTTCATCGAAGCCGCCCACAACGGCGACATCGGCAAGATCAAGA AGATTGCAAAGGAGATGGACGTGCAGGGGCGTGGGATCCCGGTGACGGTGGCCAGCACCACCTACATGGGCATGAACGCCCTCCATGCCGCCGCCGGCTGCGGCAGCTTCTCTGTCTTCCAGTATCTCGTGGAGGAGGTCAAGATGGATGTCGACTTGCCCGCTCAGC AGTTTACACCCGTGGCGCATGCCGTCACCAATGGCAACCTTCCTGCCGTCAAGTACCTCATTGATCATGGCGCTGATCTGCATCAGCAACGTGCAGAGGGAAACATCACCCTTCTTCATGTAGCTGCAGTTCATG gGTACTCTGAAATAGTTAAGTTTCTTCTTGTGAGGGGAGCTGACGTCGATGCATTATCAGATCTTGGGACAGCACTCGCGGATGCTGCCATTAGAGGATATCCTAGTATTGTCAAGACCCTTTTGGAGCACAATGCAGAT CCCAACGACACTAGATGTCAGTTTGGACCTTTAAGCATGGCATTACAAAAATCTTCCGTAGCCTGTGTGAAGCTATTGATTCAG GGTGGAGCTAATGTCAGTAGTGATAGTCCTCGGGATAATCTTTTGGTGAAGGCTGCAGAGAAGGGCTTAACTGAAGCTATCAAGTGCTTGTTGGAAGCTAGCGCAAACCCAAATGTTCCTAACACA TTTGGTAGACTGCCAATAGAGTTGGCTGTTGAGTATGGTACACGGGAAGATGTTGAGATTCTCTTTCCGTTCACCTCACCCATTTCAACTGTGGAAAATTGGAGCGTTGATGGAATCATTAGTCATGTGAAGATGGAAATCAAGCAACTAGAG
- the LOC123113921 gene encoding death-associated protein kinase 1-like isoform X1 has product MGTGHIPLPRLYEFLLGKERDRWSPEARFIEAAHNGDIGKIKKIAKEMDVQGRGIPVTVASTTYMGMNALHAAAGCGSFSVFQYLVEEVKMDVDLPAQQFTPVAHAVTNGNLPAVKYLIDHGADLHQQRAEGNITLLHVAAVHGYSEIVKFLLVRGADVDALSDLGTALADAAIRGYPSIVKTLLEHNADPNDTRCQFGPLSMALQKSSVACVKLLIQGGANVSSDSPRDNLLVKAAEKGLTEAIKCLLEASANPNVPNTFGRLPIELAVEYGTREDVEILFPFTSPISTVENWSVDGIISHVKMEIKQLELDPAETSQARNLLVSPKTMDPSLGPRHSQGRVCWRVSISVDLAVVSDGEVREEEGRWWVHAQRLLDGCP; this is encoded by the exons ATGGGAACCGGACATATACCGCTGCCTCGCCTGTACGAGTTCCTCCTCGGCAAAG AGCGCGACCGTTGGTCGCCGGAGGCCAGGTTCATCGAAGCCGCCCACAACGGCGACATCGGCAAGATCAAGA AGATTGCAAAGGAGATGGACGTGCAGGGGCGTGGGATCCCGGTGACGGTGGCCAGCACCACCTACATGGGCATGAACGCCCTCCATGCCGCCGCCGGCTGCGGCAGCTTCTCTGTCTTCCAGTATCTCGTGGAGGAGGTCAAGATGGATGTCGACTTGCCCGCTCAGC AGTTTACACCCGTGGCGCATGCCGTCACCAATGGCAACCTTCCTGCCGTCAAGTACCTCATTGATCATGGCGCTGATCTGCATCAGCAACGTGCAGAGGGAAACATCACCCTTCTTCATGTAGCTGCAGTTCATG gGTACTCTGAAATAGTTAAGTTTCTTCTTGTGAGGGGAGCTGACGTCGATGCATTATCAGATCTTGGGACAGCACTCGCGGATGCTGCCATTAGAGGATATCCTAGTATTGTCAAGACCCTTTTGGAGCACAATGCAGAT CCCAACGACACTAGATGTCAGTTTGGACCTTTAAGCATGGCATTACAAAAATCTTCCGTAGCCTGTGTGAAGCTATTGATTCAG GGTGGAGCTAATGTCAGTAGTGATAGTCCTCGGGATAATCTTTTGGTGAAGGCTGCAGAGAAGGGCTTAACTGAAGCTATCAAGTGCTTGTTGGAAGCTAGCGCAAACCCAAATGTTCCTAACACA TTTGGTAGACTGCCAATAGAGTTGGCTGTTGAGTATGGTACACGGGAAGATGTTGAGATTCTCTTTCCGTTCACCTCACCCATTTCAACTGTGGAAAATTGGAGCGTTGATGGAATCATTAGTCATGTGAAGATGGAAATCAAGCAACTAGAG CTTGATCCTGCAGAAACCTCTCAGGCCAGAAATCTTCTGGTCTCTCCCAAGACGATGGATCCCTCCCTAGGGCCCAGGCATTCACAAGGACGGGTGTGTTGGAGGGTATCAATATCCGTCGATCTTGCAGTAGTCAGCGATGGAGAAGTGCGGGAGGAGGAAGGGCGCTGGTGGGTGCATGCGCAGCGTCTCCTTGATGGTTGCCCTTAG